Proteins encoded by one window of Candidatus Brocadiaceae bacterium:
- a CDS encoding GNAT family N-acetyltransferase produces MAERELRPFDPDRPGPEIAVVNAFTAGWPYSRPIDEALVRHWRTQPGFEPDLMLTAWRGGRPRAFIHGERVDAETGGILILAVPPGNAGDGAWLLEEWGRLLSERNLKHARGPGWRSGACYGGFVIGQEPYLPSWADGAIESFIRAGYRMKPSDVILIRDLSEPIRQEAVPEGYEVIEVDTAPEYDADVFGYHAVRDGRKAAHCYARLYPHLRSPDGTLVGQIGNVTTQPEHRSRGLARIMVQMSLRRLADMGAGEALIATGLENFPALRAYERAGYRRRYLITEWMKDL; encoded by the coding sequence ATGGCGGAACGTGAGCTGAGGCCGTTTGATCCCGACCGGCCGGGTCCGGAGATCGCAGTGGTGAACGCCTTCACGGCCGGCTGGCCCTACAGCCGTCCGATCGACGAGGCGCTGGTCCGGCACTGGCGGACGCAGCCGGGCTTCGAGCCCGACCTGATGCTGACGGCGTGGCGTGGGGGCCGGCCGCGTGCGTTCATCCACGGGGAACGGGTCGACGCCGAGACCGGCGGCATCCTCATCCTCGCCGTCCCGCCAGGCAACGCCGGGGACGGGGCCTGGCTTCTGGAGGAATGGGGCCGGCTGCTGTCGGAGCGCAACCTGAAGCATGCGCGCGGGCCGGGCTGGCGGTCGGGCGCGTGCTACGGCGGCTTCGTCATCGGCCAGGAGCCCTACCTGCCATCCTGGGCCGACGGCGCCATCGAATCCTTCATCCGCGCCGGCTACCGGATGAAGCCTTCGGACGTCATCCTCATCCGGGACCTTTCGGAGCCGATCCGGCAGGAGGCCGTGCCGGAGGGCTACGAGGTCATCGAAGTCGATACGGCCCCGGAATACGACGCCGATGTTTTTGGATATCACGCCGTTCGGGACGGGAGAAAGGCGGCGCACTGCTACGCGCGGCTCTACCCCCATCTGCGCTCGCCGGACGGGACGCTCGTCGGGCAGATCGGCAACGTGACGACGCAGCCGGAACACCGCAGCCGCGGCCTGGCGCGGATCATGGTGCAAATGTCGCTTCGCCGCCTGGCGGACATGGGGGCCGGCGAGGCCCTCATAGCCACGGGGCTGGAGAACTTCCCGGCCCTGCGGGCCTATGAGCGGGCCGGCTACCGGCGCCGCTACCTGATCACGGAATGGATGAAGGACCTGTAA
- the yddG gene encoding aromatic amino acid DMT transporter YddG has product MEKTEGVHSHAPLNTVFGFIAIACWSSTIAFTRTASEFLGPVTMGAFMFLVAGVAGCALLALQRGGLVSALKLPPAYLLGCGALFVCCELGLCLAVGRAVTRQQVLEVSVINYLWPGLTLLFSVWILKRRARLWLMPGVVIALTGVLLAMSHEGRLSWSGLAEGFLSAPAPYLLALGAAVSWGLYSNLSRRWAGNGGSTGVPFFFLATAGAFFLLRLFVAEQPQWSPRALWELLFLALVPNLLGYTCWDLAMRNGRIILVAAFSYLTPVLSMFVSSLRLGIRPGLTLWVACAMVVVGAVVCKLSISDD; this is encoded by the coding sequence ATGGAGAAGACCGAAGGCGTCCACTCGCACGCTCCGCTGAACACGGTGTTCGGCTTCATCGCCATCGCCTGCTGGAGTTCCACGATCGCCTTCACGCGCACGGCGTCCGAGTTCCTCGGGCCGGTCACGATGGGCGCCTTCATGTTCCTGGTGGCGGGCGTGGCCGGGTGCGCGCTGCTGGCGCTGCAGCGGGGCGGGCTGGTCAGCGCGCTGAAGCTGCCGCCGGCCTACCTGCTCGGCTGCGGCGCTCTGTTCGTCTGCTGCGAACTGGGCCTCTGCCTGGCGGTGGGCCGGGCGGTCACGCGGCAGCAGGTGCTGGAGGTCAGCGTCATCAACTACCTCTGGCCCGGCCTGACGCTGCTGTTCTCGGTCTGGATCCTGAAGCGCCGGGCCCGGCTCTGGCTCATGCCCGGCGTCGTCATCGCGCTGACGGGGGTGCTGCTGGCCATGTCGCACGAGGGGCGGCTGAGTTGGTCCGGCCTGGCCGAAGGCTTCCTGAGCGCGCCGGCGCCCTACCTGCTCGCCCTGGGAGCGGCGGTCTCCTGGGGGCTCTACTCGAACCTGAGCCGCAGATGGGCGGGCAACGGGGGCAGCACGGGCGTGCCGTTCTTCTTTCTGGCCACGGCGGGGGCCTTCTTCCTGCTGCGCCTTTTCGTCGCCGAGCAGCCGCAATGGAGCCCGCGCGCCCTGTGGGAGCTGCTCTTCCTGGCCCTCGTGCCCAACCTGCTCGGCTACACGTGCTGGGACCTGGCCATGCGGAACGGGCGCATCATCCTGGTTGCGGCGTTCTCCTACCTGACGCCGGTTCTCTCGATGTTCGTCTCTTCCCTCCGCCTGGGGATCCGGCCGGGGCTGACCCTCTGGGTGGCGTGTGCCATGGTGGTCGTCGGCGCGGTTGTGTGCAAACTGTCCATATCGGACGACTAA
- a CDS encoding class II glutamine amidotransferase, with product MCRLLGMVSGRERDLSYYLVDARNALREQGPKHPHGWGIAAFRSGAWTLTRAPRPAHEDEQFVRDARSARGTTFIAHIRNASRGAHTLPNTHPFLRHGWMFAHNGTVLNDDEFRNAIAPDLAPLGQTDSELLFCRILTEMRETCAEYPAAPPEAVAACLAEIMPRVRPQTGTAILLSDGVCLHFYRSGNPLKRLSPRSAEPPMLLLASEPIGDEEWTDLPDADGGYVDPTGTIRLWSAG from the coding sequence ATGTGCCGTTTGCTGGGAATGGTCAGTGGACGCGAGCGCGATCTGAGCTACTACCTCGTCGACGCGCGCAACGCCCTGCGCGAGCAGGGGCCGAAGCACCCGCACGGCTGGGGCATCGCCGCCTTCCGCAGCGGCGCCTGGACGCTGACCCGCGCGCCGAGGCCCGCGCATGAGGACGAGCAGTTCGTGCGAGACGCCCGCAGCGCCCGCGGGACCACCTTCATCGCCCATATCCGCAACGCGTCCCGCGGCGCTCATACGCTGCCGAACACCCACCCGTTCCTGCGCCACGGCTGGATGTTCGCCCACAACGGCACGGTCCTGAACGATGACGAATTCCGGAACGCCATTGCGCCGGACCTCGCGCCGCTGGGGCAGACCGACAGTGAACTGCTGTTCTGCCGCATCCTGACGGAGATGCGGGAGACATGCGCCGAGTATCCGGCGGCGCCGCCGGAAGCCGTGGCGGCCTGTCTGGCCGAGATCATGCCCCGCGTGCGGCCGCAGACGGGCACGGCCATACTGCTCTCTGACGGCGTTTGCCTCCACTTCTACCGGAGCGGCAACCCCCTGAAACGGCTGAGCCCCCGGAGCGCCGAGCCGCCGATGCTCCTGCTGGCCTCCGAGCCCATCGGCGATGAGGAATGGACGGACCTGCCGGATGCCGACGGAGGGTACGTCGATCCGACCGGGACCATCCGCCTGTGGTCCGCCGGCTGA
- a CDS encoding FAD-dependent oxidoreductase, with amino-acid sequence MMDRYDVLVVGGGTAGVVAAIQSGRAGARTLLVEKNGMLGGTMTVGGVNYPALFYAWGRQVIAGIGWELVTATLAETGGQLPDFSDAQAPHWRHHVRIDKAVFAALADEAVLDAGVEMLLHTMIGGVEWNGDGWDVTLCTKSGLQPVRCRVLIDCTGDANAVALAGFPVDQPDECQPGTLTFRIGGYDADALDMERISDAYKAAVREGVLSESDLWQGLGAAPGFLRARGGNANHVCGIHAAGSEERTQAEVEGRRVVMRLFRFFRSQPGLEGLRIDDLCPEVGIREGGIIRGKKTITHDDYWGGRLWDDAVCYSFYPIDLHLPVGVDTRRLPEGVVPTIPRGAMLPEGSRGLVAAGRCISGDRLAHSAYRVEATCMATGQAAGAMAALSADGGLDVEALPIGDVHDLLRAHGAIVPELPGARSPHTAEVHHGGAR; translated from the coding sequence ATGATGGATCGATACGACGTCCTGGTGGTCGGCGGCGGGACGGCCGGCGTGGTTGCCGCCATCCAGAGCGGCCGGGCGGGCGCCCGCACGCTGCTCGTCGAGAAAAACGGCATGCTGGGCGGCACCATGACCGTCGGCGGGGTTAACTACCCCGCGCTCTTCTACGCCTGGGGACGGCAGGTGATCGCCGGCATCGGCTGGGAGTTGGTTACCGCCACGCTCGCCGAGACGGGCGGCCAACTGCCCGACTTCAGCGACGCCCAGGCACCGCACTGGCGCCACCACGTGCGCATCGACAAGGCGGTCTTCGCGGCGCTGGCCGACGAGGCCGTGCTCGACGCCGGCGTTGAGATGCTGCTGCACACCATGATCGGCGGCGTGGAATGGAACGGCGACGGCTGGGACGTGACCCTCTGCACCAAGTCGGGCCTCCAGCCCGTCCGCTGCCGCGTGCTGATCGATTGCACGGGCGACGCCAACGCCGTCGCGCTTGCCGGTTTCCCGGTGGACCAGCCGGACGAATGCCAGCCGGGCACGCTGACCTTCCGCATCGGCGGCTACGACGCCGACGCGCTGGACATGGAGCGCATTTCCGACGCCTACAAGGCAGCCGTGCGCGAGGGCGTGCTGAGCGAGAGCGACCTGTGGCAGGGCCTGGGCGCGGCGCCCGGCTTCCTGCGCGCCCGCGGCGGCAACGCCAACCACGTCTGCGGCATCCACGCCGCCGGCAGCGAGGAGCGCACGCAGGCGGAGGTGGAAGGGCGCCGCGTCGTGATGCGTCTGTTCCGCTTCTTCCGCAGCCAGCCGGGTCTGGAAGGCCTGCGCATCGATGACCTCTGCCCGGAGGTCGGCATCCGCGAGGGCGGCATCATACGCGGCAAGAAGACGATCACGCACGATGACTACTGGGGCGGCCGCCTCTGGGACGACGCCGTCTGCTACAGCTTCTATCCGATCGACCTGCACCTGCCGGTCGGGGTCGACACGCGCCGGCTGCCCGAGGGCGTCGTGCCGACGATCCCGCGCGGCGCGATGCTGCCGGAGGGCAGCCGGGGCCTGGTGGCCGCGGGCCGCTGCATCAGCGGCGACCGGCTGGCGCACTCGGCCTATCGCGTCGAGGCCACCTGCATGGCCACCGGCCAGGCCGCCGGCGCCATGGCCGCGCTCTCGGCCGACGGGGGCCTGGACGTGGAGGCGCTGCCCATCGGCGACGTGCACGACCTGCTCCGCGCCCACGGCGCCATCGTGCCCGAGCTGCCGGGCGCGCGCAGTCCCCACACGGCGGAAGTCCATCATGGCGGAGCACGGTGA
- a CDS encoding M55 family metallopeptidase has protein sequence MRLYIQADIEGIAGMTYWEDREDKSPENLHRRLRLRKIMTAELNAAALGAFDGGAEAVTIWDSHGAGNSVVVEELDRRVELITGDYHRAPWLPFWEDGYDAGMYLCAHAMAGTPFACLPHTRVVLNGTVYGEAGMFIAQLAAAGKPTLMVSGDRAAVDEALALVPEMKSVVSKVALGPYLVKTRTPEAVCLEMRARAHEAVRAWQQMPVYRIEPPFVFSYTQDGAEREYVGGSDDLVDVYRRFVNTVFHCEGGNQSTGRDHLDRFLPDEYKRKLT, from the coding sequence ATGAGGCTGTACATCCAGGCGGACATCGAAGGCATCGCGGGCATGACCTACTGGGAGGACCGCGAGGACAAGTCGCCCGAGAACCTCCACCGGCGCCTGCGGCTCCGCAAGATCATGACGGCCGAACTCAACGCCGCCGCGCTCGGGGCCTTCGACGGCGGGGCGGAGGCCGTGACCATCTGGGACTCCCACGGCGCGGGCAACAGCGTCGTCGTCGAGGAACTCGACAGGCGCGTGGAGCTGATCACGGGCGACTACCACCGCGCGCCCTGGCTGCCGTTCTGGGAAGACGGCTACGACGCCGGCATGTACCTGTGCGCGCACGCCATGGCGGGCACGCCGTTCGCCTGCCTGCCGCACACGCGCGTGGTCCTGAACGGCACGGTCTACGGCGAGGCCGGCATGTTCATCGCGCAGCTTGCGGCGGCCGGCAAGCCCACCCTGATGGTCTCCGGCGACCGGGCGGCCGTCGACGAGGCCCTTGCCCTCGTGCCCGAGATGAAGAGCGTCGTGAGCAAGGTCGCCCTCGGCCCCTACCTGGTCAAGACGCGCACCCCCGAGGCCGTCTGCCTGGAGATGCGCGCCCGGGCGCACGAGGCCGTGCGCGCCTGGCAGCAGATGCCCGTCTACCGCATCGAGCCGCCGTTCGTCTTCTCCTACACCCAGGACGGCGCCGAGCGGGAGTACGTGGGCGGATCAGACGACCTGGTGGACGTCTACCGCCGCTTTGTCAACACCGTCTTCCACTGCGAAGGCGGCAATCAGAGCACCGGCAGGGATCATCTGGACCGGTTCCTCCCGGACGAGTACAAACGGAAGCTGACGTGA
- a CDS encoding PIG-L family deacetylase, with translation MGCTGFPDGLRPEDVVLFAGAHPDDETVIGPLLAYCADRCRRVVVLSLTRGESGHNLTREDMTHTLSQVREMEFRASVGAFGGLPIMLDYVNGTSRAHPGGLAVLDLRPEAHKRWRAAGRETPEQIRTRWTEQTGDPVEAVLALLRANKPSAVITLDLERGFTDHVEHIALAHITRDAVSAYNREADAKATLYYAYDPKGDVQEGEHILTSDLNRLGGKDYFAVAAECRVIYESQFGPRGSQESTNYSAARSAEALLRRPDAG, from the coding sequence ATGGGTTGCACGGGCTTTCCTGACGGGCTGAGGCCCGAGGACGTCGTGCTCTTTGCCGGGGCGCATCCCGACGACGAGACGGTGATCGGGCCGCTGCTGGCCTACTGCGCCGACCGCTGTCGCCGGGTCGTCGTGCTCTCGCTGACGCGGGGCGAGTCCGGCCACAACCTGACCCGCGAGGATATGACGCATACCCTCTCGCAGGTGCGCGAGATGGAGTTCAGGGCGTCCGTCGGCGCCTTCGGCGGCCTGCCGATCATGCTGGACTACGTGAACGGCACGTCCCGGGCGCACCCGGGCGGGCTGGCGGTCCTGGACCTCCGCCCGGAGGCCCACAAGCGCTGGCGCGCGGCCGGCCGTGAGACTCCGGAGCAGATCCGGACGCGCTGGACGGAGCAGACGGGCGACCCGGTCGAGGCGGTCCTGGCACTCCTGCGCGCGAACAAGCCGAGCGCGGTCATCACGTTGGACCTCGAGCGCGGCTTCACGGACCACGTCGAGCACATCGCCCTGGCGCACATCACGCGCGACGCCGTCAGCGCATACAACCGCGAGGCCGACGCGAAGGCCACCCTCTACTACGCCTACGACCCGAAGGGCGACGTGCAGGAAGGCGAGCACATCCTCACCAGCGACCTGAACCGGCTCGGCGGGAAGGACTACTTCGCCGTTGCCGCCGAGTGCCGGGTCATCTACGAGAGCCAGTTCGGCCCCCGCGGCTCGCAGGAGAGCACGAACTACTCGGCCGCACGTTCCGCAGAGGCGCTGCTCCGGCGCCCGGACGCCGGCTGA
- a CDS encoding amidohydrolase family protein, translating to MKLFDARIVLGRAIDLEPFQSSDVESIRRALDRYGIERALLSSFASFRFDVSYGNRLTFEAAAADPRLIPCPAVLPDAVGEVGDEDALVGGLIERGARCVGLYPKSCGLAADERVLGRLLSAACVRRLPVQVPAGELDLLPMAGLAARHPDVPFIYCPYPPGLYRDRNLLPVLADTPNLHMTINPPFGLNEGIETICARIGSGRLLFASNYPIAEPGAAIGHLAYADIPPGDLESIAFRNLEGLIHAVRL from the coding sequence GTGAAGCTGTTCGACGCGCGCATCGTCCTCGGCCGTGCCATCGACCTGGAGCCGTTCCAGTCGTCCGACGTGGAGTCGATCCGCCGCGCCCTGGACCGGTACGGCATCGAGCGGGCGCTGCTCAGCTCGTTCGCGTCCTTCCGATTCGACGTGTCCTACGGCAACCGCCTGACGTTCGAGGCGGCCGCGGCCGATCCGCGTCTCATCCCGTGTCCGGCCGTCCTGCCCGACGCGGTGGGGGAGGTGGGGGACGAGGACGCGCTCGTCGGCGGGCTGATCGAGCGCGGCGCCCGGTGCGTGGGGCTCTACCCGAAGAGCTGCGGCCTGGCCGCCGACGAGCGCGTGCTCGGCCGCCTGCTGTCCGCCGCCTGCGTGCGCCGCCTGCCCGTGCAGGTGCCCGCCGGGGAGCTGGACCTGCTCCCGATGGCGGGCCTGGCCGCCCGGCATCCGGACGTGCCGTTCATCTACTGTCCGTACCCGCCGGGCCTCTACCGCGACCGCAACCTGCTGCCGGTCCTCGCCGACACGCCGAACCTGCACATGACGATCAACCCGCCGTTCGGCCTCAACGAGGGCATCGAGACGATCTGCGCGCGCATCGGCTCCGGGCGCCTGCTCTTCGCCTCGAACTACCCGATCGCCGAACCGGGCGCCGCCATCGGCCACCTCGCCTATGCCGACATCCCTCCCGGCGACCTCGAGAGCATCGCGTTCCGCAACCTGGAAGGGCTGATCCATGCCGTCCGCCTCTGA
- a CDS encoding amidohydrolase family protein, with protein sequence MPSASESLCDRVRARRPLPLDGIVDMHIHLGSWAAFAMPGNDADSMVRQMDRVGVAVAVCSHQACMTPEVAYGNDQVLEAMRRHPGRILGYASAYPVNDTLGIDEIRRCLDAGMVGVKMHNANRIPYTAERYTPIWRLANERRLPVLLHTWGGLGAHERLFEEYTDCPILLAHSGSTRADDYVPWAVRYPHVYLDLEFSGCPNGLVECLVRRASAEKIVFGSDMPWMPLGQQIGRVVFADIAEEQKRAILVDNARRILGLAP encoded by the coding sequence ATGCCGTCCGCCTCTGAGAGCCTCTGCGACCGTGTCCGCGCCCGCCGGCCGCTGCCCCTGGACGGCATTGTGGACATGCACATCCACCTCGGCTCGTGGGCGGCCTTCGCCATGCCGGGAAACGATGCCGACTCGATGGTGCGGCAGATGGACCGCGTCGGGGTCGCGGTGGCCGTCTGCAGCCACCAGGCGTGCATGACGCCTGAGGTCGCCTACGGCAACGACCAGGTGCTGGAGGCCATGCGGCGCCATCCGGGGCGGATCCTCGGGTATGCGTCGGCCTACCCGGTGAACGACACGCTCGGGATCGACGAGATCCGCCGCTGTCTGGACGCGGGGATGGTCGGCGTCAAGATGCACAACGCGAACAGGATTCCCTATACCGCAGAACGCTACACGCCCATCTGGCGGCTGGCGAATGAGCGTCGTCTGCCCGTGCTCCTGCACACCTGGGGCGGGCTGGGCGCGCACGAGCGGCTCTTCGAGGAATACACGGACTGCCCCATCCTGCTGGCGCACTCGGGAAGCACGCGCGCCGACGACTACGTGCCCTGGGCCGTCCGTTACCCGCACGTCTACCTGGACCTGGAGTTCTCCGGATGCCCGAACGGGCTGGTGGAGTGCCTGGTGCGGCGCGCCTCGGCCGAGAAGATCGTCTTCGGCTCCGATATGCCCTGGATGCCGCTCGGGCAGCAGATCGGGCGCGTCGTGTTCGCGGATATCGCCGAGGAGCAGAAGCGCGCCATCCTGGTGGACAACGCGCGCCGCATCCTGGGGCTGGCCCCCTGA
- a CDS encoding MBL fold metallo-hydrolase — protein MILSHDHADHTRSAGVFSRMFGLPLCMTGPTHAAIGGRLGRVASVRVFEPGEVLQFGGLRVETVVTAHDGAGGVGFVLSDGVRRLGILTDLGHVFPGLGPLIASLDAVYIESNYDPEMLANGPYPFSVQERIRGSGGHLSNHEAANLLRDQSNGRLRWVCLAHLSETNNRPELALRTHRAALGRRLPIHVARRDRAVGPFHL, from the coding sequence GTGATCCTCTCGCACGACCACGCGGACCACACCCGCAGCGCCGGCGTGTTCAGCCGCATGTTCGGCCTGCCCCTCTGCATGACGGGCCCGACGCATGCAGCGATCGGCGGCCGCCTGGGGCGGGTGGCCTCCGTGCGCGTCTTCGAGCCCGGGGAGGTCCTGCAGTTCGGCGGCCTTCGCGTCGAGACCGTCGTCACCGCTCATGACGGCGCCGGGGGCGTCGGGTTCGTCCTCTCCGACGGCGTCCGCCGGCTGGGCATCCTGACGGACCTGGGGCACGTGTTCCCGGGGCTGGGGCCGCTGATCGCGTCCCTGGACGCCGTCTACATCGAGAGCAACTACGATCCCGAAATGCTTGCGAACGGGCCGTACCCGTTCAGCGTGCAGGAACGGATCCGCGGCTCCGGCGGGCACCTGAGCAACCACGAGGCGGCGAACCTTCTTCGCGACCAGTCCAACGGGCGGCTCCGCTGGGTCTGCCTGGCCCATCTGTCGGAGACGAACAACCGGCCCGAACTCGCCCTCCGGACGCATCGCGCCGCGCTCGGCCGGCGCTTGCCGATCCACGTCGCCCGCCGCGATCGGGCGGTCGGGCCCTTCCATCTGTGA